Below is a genomic region from Catenuloplanes atrovinosus.
ATCTTCGTGGTCCTGGCCGAGTGGAACAACTTCCTCTGGCCACTGATCATCGTGCAGGACGACACGATGGCCAACGTGCCGGTCGCGCTCTCCCGGCTGAACGCCTCGAACGCCTTCAATCCCCACAACATGGCCGTGATCATGGCAGCATCGCTGTTGACGTCGCTGCCGACGGTGATCTTCTTCCTGGCCTTCCAGAAGCACTTCACCCGGGGCATCGCACTCTCCGGCATCAAGGGATGAGGCACATGGGTTCGTACCGCGCGCTGCACGACGGCTGGACGCTGACCGGGGCCGGGCACTCCGTGGACGCGAGCGTCCCCGGCTGTGTGCACACCGACCTGCTCGCCGCCGGCGTGATCGACGATCCGTACCTGGACGACAACGAGCTCCGCCAGGAGTGGATCGGCCGCACCGACTGGGTCTACGAGACCACGTTCGACTGGCGGCCCGATCCGCTGGTGCCCCGCGCCGACCTGGTCTGCGACGGCCTGGACACGATCGCGGTGCTGACGCTCAACGGCACCGAGATCGGCCGGACCGCGAACATGCACCGCGGCTACCGGTTCGACGTCGCCGACCGTCTCGTGCCGGGGGAGAACACGCTGCGCGTCGCGTTCACCTCCGCCAGGAACCACGCGGAGGCGGAGCGCGACCGGCTCGGCGACCGGCCGAACGCGTACCCGGAGCCGTTCAACTTCATCCGCAAGATGGCCTGCAGCTTCGGCTGGGACTGGGGGCCCACGCTGATCACGGCCGGCATCTGGCGGCCGATCGGCCTGCACACCTGGGCCGGCGGCCGGCTCGCCCGGGTCCGGCCGCTGGTCACGCTCACCGAGGACGGCGACGGCCGGATCGAGTTGCACGTGGACGTGGAGCGGGCGAGCGCGGACCCGCTGGTCCTGACCGCCGCCGTGGCCGGCGTCCGGGTCGAGCACACCCTGCAACCCGGCGAGGGTACGGCCGTGCTGGTCCTCGACGTGCCCGCGCCCGCGCGGTGGTGGCCGCACAGCCTCGGTGACCAGCCGCTGCACCCGGTGGACGTGGCGCTCACCACCACCGGCGGCACCTCGCTGGACGAGTGGCACCGCCGGGTCGGCTTCCGCGACGCGTGCCTGGACACCACGGACGGCGCGTTCACGCTGGTCGTCAACGACGTGCCGGTCTTCGCCCGGGGGGTGAACTGGATCCCGGACGACGCGCTGGTCACCCGGATCACCCGCACCCGGCTGGCGGAGCGGCTGGGCCAGGCCGTCGAGGCGAACGTCGACACGATCCGGGTCTGGGGCGGCGGCCTCTACGAGTCGGACGAGTTCTACGAACTCTGCAACGAGCTCGGCCTGCTGGTGCTCCAGGACTTCCCGTTCGCCTGCGCGGCGTACCCGGAGGAGGAGCCGCACGCGAGCGAGGTGGCCGCCGAGGCCCGGGAGAACGTGGTCCGGCTCGCCCCGCACCCCAGCCTGGTGGCCTGGACCGGCAACAACGAGAACATCTGGGGCTGGCACGACTGGGACTGGCAGCCCGCGCTCGGCGACCGCACCTGGGGCGCCGGCTACTACTTCGACCTGCTCCCGGGCATCGTCGCGGAGCTGGACCCGACCCGGCCGTACTGGCCGGGCAGCCCCTGGTCCGGCGACCACGACACGCACCCGAACGAGCCGTCCCGCGGCACCATGCACATCTGGGACGTGTGGAACCGCGTCGACTACTCGCACTACCGCGACCACCGGCCGAGGTTCGTGGCCGAGTTCGGGTTCCAGGCGCCGCCCGCGTACGCCACGCTGCGCCGCGCGATCAGTGACGACCCGCTGACGCCGGAGTCGCCCGGGCTCGCGCACCACCAGAAGGCGGCCGACGGGAACGTCAAGCTCCGGCGCGGCCTCGACGACCACCTCCCGGCGCCCCGCGACTTCGACGACTGGCACTTCCTCACCCAGGTCAACCAGGCGCGGGCGATCACGCTGGGCGTCGAGCACTTCCGCTCGCTGCGTCCGTACTGCATGGGATCGGTGGTCTGGCAGCTCAACGACTGCTGGCCGGTCACCTCGTGGTCCGCGATCGACGGCGACGGGCGCCGCAAACCGCTCTGGTACGCGCTGCGCCGCGCCTACGCGGACCGGCTGCTCACGGTGCAGCCGCGCGAGCACGGACCGGCCGTGGTCGCGGTCAACGACGGCCGCACGCCGTGGACCGGCGAGATCGAGGTGACCCGCCGCGCCCTGGACGGCACGATCCTGGCCGAGGCGGTCTTCCCGCTGGACCTGCCCGCGCACGCCGCGACCACCGTCCCGCTCCCGCCGGACCTCGCCACCCCCGGCGACCCGTCCGCGGAAATCGTCGTGGCGTCGGCCGGCGACACCCGGTCCCTCTGGTTCCCCGCCGAGGACAAAGAGATCAACTTCCCGGTCCCGCGGTACGACGCCGAGGTCACCGCGTTCGACGGCGGCTACGACGTGACGGTCACCGCGCGTACCCTGCTGCGGGACCTGACGCTGCTCGCCGACCGCCTCGATCCCGGCGCCGTGGCGGACCGGGCGCTGGTTACGCTCCTACCCGGTGAGACCACCACGTTCCGGGTACGGACCGACGCCACGCGCGACGCCGACGCGCTGACCGCGAGGCCGGTGCTGCGCTGCGTGAACGACGTCCGGCCCGGAAAGGCACCCGCACCATGACCACATCCGTCCCGGGACCGGTACTCGCGATCGACGTCGGCGGCACCAAGCTCGCCGCCGCCGTGGTCGACCCCGACGGCACGCTCCGCGACCGGGCGGTGGTGCCCACCCCGGCGTCGGACGATCCGGACAAGGTCGGCGGCGCGCTGGTCACGCTCGCGCACCAGGTCGCCGCCGCCGGCCCGGCCCCCGCGCTGCGCGGCATCGGCGTCGGCTCGGCCGGCCCGCTCGACCCGTACGCGGGCACGGTCAGCCCGGTCAACATCGGCGCCTGGCGCGGCTACCGGATCCTGGACGCGCTGCGCGACGTGCTCCCTGGCCGTCCCGCCTACCTGGGCGGCGACGGCCAGTGCATGGCGCTCGGCGAGTACCGCTGGGGCGGCTACACCTCGGCCGCGTTCCTCGGCATCGTGGTCTCCACCGGCGTCGGCGGCGGCCTGGTCCTGGACGGCCGCGTCTACCAGGGCCCGACCGGCAACGCCGGGCACATCGGCCACATCCCGGTCTCGCTGGACGGCCCCGACTGCCCGTGCGGCGGCCGCGGCTGCGTCGAGGTGCTCGGCAGCGGCACCTCGATCGTCCGGTGGGCGCTGGCCAACGGCTGGCAGCCCACGCAGCCCACCCCGGACGCGCGCCTGCTGGCCGCGGACGCGCGCGCCGGCCACCCGGTCGCGCTCGAGGCGTTCCAGCGGTCCGGCCGCGCGGTCGGCGCCGGCATCGTGGCCACGGCCGGCCTGTTCGACCTGGACGACGTGGTGATCGGCGGCGGCGTGGCGAACGTCGGCGACCTGCTCTTCGAGCCGGTCGACGCCGCGATCTCCGCGCTGGCCGGGCTCGCCTACATCAAGCGGGTACGCGTCCACCGCAGCACGCTCGGCGGCGACGCCGGGCTGCTCGGCGCCGCGGCGCTGGTCATGTCACACCTGTAGCGGGCTTCCGCTCCTCCCGGTGGCTGAGTTAGGTTAGCCATGCCTTACGTGCAGACATCGGGAGGAACCGTGACCCAGACCGCCGACCCCGTGACGACGGTCCGCCCCTGGCGCTTCTTCATCGCCGAGGTGTGCCGCGTCGAACGGCTCAGCCCCAGCTTCCTGCGCGTCACGCTCACCGGCGACGACCTCGACCGCTTCGCCTCCACCGGCTACGACCAGCGATTCAAGCTCCTCCCGCCGCTCCCCGGGACCGGCTTCGACACGCTACCCACCGGCGAGGACTGGTACGGCGAGTGGCGCGCCCTCCCCGAAGCCCGGCGCAACCCGATCCGCACCTACACCATCCGCGCCGTCCGCCCCGCCCTCCGCGAAGTCGACGTCGACATGGTCCTGCACGGCGACCACGGCCCCGCCTCCCGCTGGGCCCTCAACGCCCGCCCGGGCTCCCCGATCGCCCTCCTCGGCCCCAACGCCGACCACCCCGGCCCGCACGGCGGCTTCGACTTCCGCCCCCCGGCCCACGCCGACTTCCTCCTCCTCGGCGGCGACGAGACAGCCGCCCCCGCCATCGCCGCCATCCTGGAACAACTCCCGCCCGACACCCGCGGCGAAGCCTTCATCGAGGTCCCCCTCACCGGCGACCACTTCCCGGTCACCACCCCCGCCGGCGTGACCCTCACCTGGCTCCCCCGCGACGGCGCCGCCCACGGCACCCACCTCATCCCCGCCGTCGAGGCCGCCACCGCCCGCATCCTCGGCGACTCCCCGGCACCCCCGGCGGACCTGGAAGACGTGGACGTCGACCACGAGATGCTCTGGGAAGTCCCGGTCGACGCGACCGGCGCCCCCTTGACCGACGCCAGCCGTCTGTACGCATGGCTGGCCGGGGAAGCGGGCGTCATCAAGACGCTCCGCCGCCACCTCGTCGCGGGATGCGCGGTGGACCGGCGGGCGGTCGCCTTCATGGGCTACTGGCGCCTCGGCCGCGCCGAGGGCAGCTAACCCTCCCACCGATCCCGTCGCCCGGGGCGAGCGTTCTCCGCGGGCGCGCGATCGTGGCGATCCCGCCGGTCGGCGCCGGCTGTCTCTGTTGCGTCGGTAGCTGCCTCCGGACTTCGGCCTCACGACGGGACGAGGCGTCCTGCTTTCCATTACCCAGCCCGGCCGATCGGCCGATCGGGCGCTCCGCGCCCGAAATTTCGGTGTTTAGCAGGTGGCCTCGCCTGCAGGTGCCGGGGATCAAGTGGCTGCCTCCGGCGGGTCTCGGGCTCCGGGGAATGGGCGTGCGTTTCGGCCGGGGAAGGATTCGTCGGCCCCGCTGGCTTTCGCGGGTGGCGGGGTTGCGTGTCGTGGGCCTGGATGCCCCGTCTGCCGTCGTCCCGGGACAAGCCGAGCAGATCATCGGCAGGGCCGCCAGCTTGGTGACCTGGGCTGCGGTTGGTGGGTGGTGGCGGCCCTGCCGATGATCTGCACCCCAAGGGCGGGTCGACGGCAGACGGGGCATCCAGGCGGTTGCGGTATGCGCGCTCCGCGCGCCAGATGCCGGATCGGACGTGACCGGTTATCGATCTTGCGTCGAGCATTAAAGATGCGTAGAGCACGTTATGAGGACCTCATAACGTGCTCTACGCATCTTTAGTCAAGATCCGCGCGTCTCGCCCGGGCGCCTTAATATGATATTTCGGGTTCTCGCCGCATGGTGCCTGCCGACACCGGCGCCTGCCGCGCCCGCGCTTGCCGGCGCCTGCCGCGCTCGCGCTTGCCGGCGCCTGCCGCACCCGCGGCTGCCGGCGCCTGCCGCACCGGCGGCTGCTGCGCCGCGCCTGCCGGTACCGGTGCCTGCCGCGCCGACCCGCCGCACCGGCGGCTGCGGCGCCGACCCGCCGGTACCGGTGCCTGCCGCCGCGTCCACCGCCACCGGCGCCTGCCGTCCCAGGCACGCCGGTACCGGCGCCTGCCGGTACCGGTGCCTGCCGCCACCGGCGCCTGCTGCGCCGCGTCGCTGTATCGGCGACCTGCCGTGCCGACCCGCCGGTACCGGTGCCTGCCGCCGTGCCACCGCCACCCGCGCCCACGGGCACCGGTGCCTGCCGCGCCGAGCCGCGTCCCGCGGTCTACACCGCCCGGTGACCCAGCCCAACGCGCGTCAGGGACAACCGGCACCACCGGAGTCGGAGGCCGCGGCCCGGCAGGAAGGCGGCACGAGAACGCCCCGGTTCCGCCGCAAGGAATCATGCGGCGGAACCGGGGCGCGAAGCCGGTGAAAGACTTCGGGTCAGGGAACCCGTCGGTAGGCCCCGTCCGAGGCGGACGTCGCCATCGACGCGTACGCGCGCAGCGCCGCCGACACCGGGCGGTCGCGGTTCACCGGCGTGTACGGCCGATCCCGCTTCTCCTGGGCGATCCGCCTCGCCTCCAGGACGTCATCGGCAACATTGAGCCGGATTGACCGGCCCGGGATGTCGATGACGATCTCGTCCCCGTCCTCGACCAGGGCGATCAAACCGCCCGATGCCGCCTCCGGCGACACGTGCCCGATGGACAGGCCCGACGTACCACCGGAGAAACGGCCGTCCGTGATGAGTGCGCACGCCCGTCCGAGGCCGCGCCCCTTCAGGAACGACGTCGGGTACAGCATCTCCTGCATCCCCGGGCCGCCGCGCGGGCCCTCGTAGCGGATCACCACGACGTCGCCGGCCACGACCTGCTTGCCGAGGATGCCGGTCACCGCGTCGTCCTGGGACTCGAAGACGCGGGCCGGTCCGGAGAACTTCCACACCTCCTCCGGCACGCCGGCGGTCTTGACCACGCAGCCGTCGGGGGCGATGTTGCCGAACAGGATGGCCAGGCCGCCATCGGCCGTGTACGCGTGGTTGAGGTCCCGGATGCAGCCCTCGGCCGCGTCCGTGTCCAGCGTCGACCAGCGGTTCTCGGTGGAGAACGGCTGGGTGGTACGGACCCCGCCGGGCGCCGCGTGGAACAGCTCGACCGCCTCCGGGCGGGGGGAGCCGCCGCGCACGTCCCAGTCGTCGAGCCAGGACTGCAGGGAGGGGGAGTGCACCGAGTGCACGGAGGTGTGCAGCAGGCCGGCGCGGTTGAGTTCGCCCAGGATGGCGGGGATGCCGCCGGCCCGGTGGACGTCCTCCATGTGGTATTTCTGGCTGTTCGGCGCGACCTTGGCCAGGCAGGGGACGCGGCGGGAGACCTCGTCGATGTCGGCGACGCCGAAGTCGAGCTCGGCCTCGCGCGCGGCGGCCAGCAGGTGCAGGATCGTGTTGGTGGAGCCGCCCATGGCGACGTCCAGCGCGACCGCGTTCTCGAAGGCCTCGCGGCTGGCGATGGCGCGGGGCAGCAGCGACGTGTCCTCGCCGTCGTAGTAGCGCTTGGCGATGTCCACGATCAGGCGGCCGGCCTCGACGAACAGGTCCTTGCGGGCGGCGTGCGTGGCGAGCGTGGAGCCGTTGCCGGGCAGCGCCAGGCCGATCGCCTCGGTCAGGCAGTTCATCGAGTTCGCCGTGAACATGCCGGAGCAGGAGCCGCAGGTCGGGCACGCGGAGCGCTCGATCGTGTCCAGCTGCTCGTCGGTGACGGCGTCGTTGACGGACGCCACCATGGCGTCGATCAGGTCGAGCTTGGAGTGGACGACGCCCTCGACCGCGACGGTCTTGCCGGCCTCCATCGGGCCGCCGGAGACGAACACGGTCGGGATGTTGAGGCGCAGCGCGGCCAGCAGCATGCCTGGCGTGATCTTGTCGCAGTTCGAGATGCAGACGAGCGCGTCCGCGCAGTGCGCGTTGACCATGTACTCGACCGCGTCGGCGATCAGCTCGCGGCTGGGCAGCGAGTAGAGCATGCCGGCGTGGCCCATGGCGATGCCGTCGTCGACCGCGATGGTGTTGAACTCGCGCCCCACGCCGCCGGCCTCGGCCACCGCGTCGGCGACGAGGCCGCCGAGGTCCTTGAGGTGGACGTGACCCGGTACGAACTGCGTGAAGCTGTTCGCGATGGCGACGATCGGCTTGCCGAAGTCGTCGTCGGTCATTCCGGTGGCCCGCCAGAGAGCGCGGGCGCCGGCCATGGTTCGGCCGTGCGTAGAGGTCCTTGACCGCAGCTGGGGCATGACCCCCAGTGTTGCACCGGTGTAAACGCCATGGCAGCGTTAGGCGCCCCTTACGTCCACCACGCGGGACGACGTGGCGCGGCACACCCGGCAACCCGCAAACGAGTGACCGGAAAAACACGCTTCGCACACGGTGTCCCCCACGTGAAGCATTTATCCGGCACAGTGAATGCGTGCACCTACCCCCTGGTGTCTGGATCGCCGCTCTCGCCGCCGCGCTGTCGGCCGTACCGGCCTCGGTCATGCTCGTCTCGTCCGCCCGCCGTCGCGACGGCCGCCGCCGGCACGCGCACCATCTGCTGGCCGCCGGCAGCGCGCTGATCGCGCTGGCCGCGGTGGCCGGGCTGGGCGTGGCGCTGACCGCGTACGGCCCGGACGCGGCACGCCTGATCGCGTTCGGCATGGTGGCCGGGGCGGTGACGCTGCTGGCCGGGATGCTGATGCTGCCCGGCGCCGCGGACACCGGGACCACGGCGCTGCAACACCTGCTGGACGGGCTGGCGATCGCCGGCTCGATCTGGTTCCTGGG
It encodes:
- a CDS encoding glycoside hydrolase family 2 protein; the protein is MGSYRALHDGWTLTGAGHSVDASVPGCVHTDLLAAGVIDDPYLDDNELRQEWIGRTDWVYETTFDWRPDPLVPRADLVCDGLDTIAVLTLNGTEIGRTANMHRGYRFDVADRLVPGENTLRVAFTSARNHAEAERDRLGDRPNAYPEPFNFIRKMACSFGWDWGPTLITAGIWRPIGLHTWAGGRLARVRPLVTLTEDGDGRIELHVDVERASADPLVLTAAVAGVRVEHTLQPGEGTAVLVLDVPAPARWWPHSLGDQPLHPVDVALTTTGGTSLDEWHRRVGFRDACLDTTDGAFTLVVNDVPVFARGVNWIPDDALVTRITRTRLAERLGQAVEANVDTIRVWGGGLYESDEFYELCNELGLLVLQDFPFACAAYPEEEPHASEVAAEARENVVRLAPHPSLVAWTGNNENIWGWHDWDWQPALGDRTWGAGYYFDLLPGIVAELDPTRPYWPGSPWSGDHDTHPNEPSRGTMHIWDVWNRVDYSHYRDHRPRFVAEFGFQAPPAYATLRRAISDDPLTPESPGLAHHQKAADGNVKLRRGLDDHLPAPRDFDDWHFLTQVNQARAITLGVEHFRSLRPYCMGSVVWQLNDCWPVTSWSAIDGDGRRKPLWYALRRAYADRLLTVQPREHGPAVVAVNDGRTPWTGEIEVTRRALDGTILAEAVFPLDLPAHAATTVPLPPDLATPGDPSAEIVVASAGDTRSLWFPAEDKEINFPVPRYDAEVTAFDGGYDVTVTARTLLRDLTLLADRLDPGAVADRALVTLLPGETTTFRVRTDATRDADALTARPVLRCVNDVRPGKAPAP
- a CDS encoding ROK family protein, whose protein sequence is MTTSVPGPVLAIDVGGTKLAAAVVDPDGTLRDRAVVPTPASDDPDKVGGALVTLAHQVAAAGPAPALRGIGVGSAGPLDPYAGTVSPVNIGAWRGYRILDALRDVLPGRPAYLGGDGQCMALGEYRWGGYTSAAFLGIVVSTGVGGGLVLDGRVYQGPTGNAGHIGHIPVSLDGPDCPCGGRGCVEVLGSGTSIVRWALANGWQPTQPTPDARLLAADARAGHPVALEAFQRSGRAVGAGIVATAGLFDLDDVVIGGGVANVGDLLFEPVDAAISALAGLAYIKRVRVHRSTLGGDAGLLGAAALVMSHL
- a CDS encoding siderophore-interacting protein, with amino-acid sequence MTQTADPVTTVRPWRFFIAEVCRVERLSPSFLRVTLTGDDLDRFASTGYDQRFKLLPPLPGTGFDTLPTGEDWYGEWRALPEARRNPIRTYTIRAVRPALREVDVDMVLHGDHGPASRWALNARPGSPIALLGPNADHPGPHGGFDFRPPAHADFLLLGGDETAAPAIAAILEQLPPDTRGEAFIEVPLTGDHFPVTTPAGVTLTWLPRDGAAHGTHLIPAVEAATARILGDSPAPPADLEDVDVDHEMLWEVPVDATGAPLTDASRLYAWLAGEAGVIKTLRRHLVAGCAVDRRAVAFMGYWRLGRAEGS
- the ilvD gene encoding dihydroxy-acid dehydratase; its protein translation is MPQLRSRTSTHGRTMAGARALWRATGMTDDDFGKPIVAIANSFTQFVPGHVHLKDLGGLVADAVAEAGGVGREFNTIAVDDGIAMGHAGMLYSLPSRELIADAVEYMVNAHCADALVCISNCDKITPGMLLAALRLNIPTVFVSGGPMEAGKTVAVEGVVHSKLDLIDAMVASVNDAVTDEQLDTIERSACPTCGSCSGMFTANSMNCLTEAIGLALPGNGSTLATHAARKDLFVEAGRLIVDIAKRYYDGEDTSLLPRAIASREAFENAVALDVAMGGSTNTILHLLAAAREAELDFGVADIDEVSRRVPCLAKVAPNSQKYHMEDVHRAGGIPAILGELNRAGLLHTSVHSVHSPSLQSWLDDWDVRGGSPRPEAVELFHAAPGGVRTTQPFSTENRWSTLDTDAAEGCIRDLNHAYTADGGLAILFGNIAPDGCVVKTAGVPEEVWKFSGPARVFESQDDAVTGILGKQVVAGDVVVIRYEGPRGGPGMQEMLYPTSFLKGRGLGRACALITDGRFSGGTSGLSIGHVSPEAASGGLIALVEDGDEIVIDIPGRSIRLNVADDVLEARRIAQEKRDRPYTPVNRDRPVSAALRAYASMATSASDGAYRRVP